Proteins from one Ipomoea triloba cultivar NCNSP0323 chromosome 1, ASM357664v1 genomic window:
- the LOC116025198 gene encoding beta-amyrin 28-monooxygenase-like — MEALYVSLLCFFVLLVSISLHLLFYKNKSSGGPLPPGKTGWPFIGESLTFLSTGWKGQPEKFIFDRMAKYSSAVFRTHLLGEKAAVFCGAAGNKFLFSNENKLVEAWWPESVNKVFPSSTQTSSKEEAIRMRKMLPNFLKPEALQRYVGIMDHIARRHFADGWETMDKVEVFPLTKRYTFWLACRLFISVEDPAHVARFAEPFNAIASGLISIPIDLPGTPFRRAIKASNFIRKELVVIIKQRKLDLAEGKASPTQDILSHMLLTADENGKFMPELEIADKILGLLIGGHDTASSACAFIVKYLAELPEIYQGVYKEQMEIAESKAEGEMLRWEDIQKMKYSWNVACEVLRLAPPLQGAFREAIADFTFNGFYIPKGWKLYWSANSTHRDPKVFSEPEKFNPERFEGTGPAPYTFVPFGGGPRMCPGKEYARLEILVFMHHLVKRFKWEKMIPDEKIIVDPMPIPAKGLPIRLFPHQKS, encoded by the exons ATGGAAGCGTTGTATGTCTCTCTTCTTTGCTTCTTTGTTCTATTAGTCTCCATTTCCCTCCACTTACTCTTTTACAAGAACAAGTCCTCCGGCGGTCCCCTGCCGCCCGGCAAGACCGGATGGCCGTTCATCGGAGAGAGCTTGACGTTTCTCTCTACCGGGTGGAAGGGCCAGCCGGAAAAGTTCATTTTTGATCGGATGGCCAAATACTCGTCCGCCGTGTTTCGAACACACCTCCTTGGAGAAAAGGCGGCCGTCTTCTGCGGCGCCGCCGGCAACAAGTTCCTGTTCTCCAACGAGAACAAGCTGGTGGAGGCGTGGTGGCCGGAGTCGGTGAACAAGGTTTTCCCGTCCTCGACGCAAACGTCGTCCAAGGAGGAAGCGATCAGGATGAGGAAGATGCTTCCTAATTTCCTCAAGCCGGAGGCCCTGCAACGCTACGTCGGAATCATGGACCATATCGCCCGCCGCCACTTCGCCGACGGCTGGGAAACTATGGACAAg GTTGAAGTCTTTCCTCTGACCAAACGCTACACCTTCTGGCTAGCCTGCCGGCTCTTCATCAGCGTGGAGGACCCGGCTCACGTCGCCCGGTTCGCCGAGCCATTCAACGCCATAGCCTCGGGGCTCATCTCCATCCCCATAGATCTACCCGGAACGCCTTTCCGACGAGCCATAAAAGCCTCGAACTTCATACGAAAGGAGCTGGTGGTAATCATCAAGCAGAGAAAATTAGATTTGGCGGAGGGGAAGGCATCGCCCACTCAAGATATTCTGTCGCACATGCTCCTCACCGCCGACGAAAACGGGAAGTTCATGCCTGAGTTGGAAATTGCCGACAAGATTTTGGGCCTTCTCATCGGCGGCCACGACACTGCCAGCTCTGCATGCGCCTTCATCGTCAAGTATTTGGCTGAGCTTCCTGAAATATATCAAGGTGTCTACAAGG AACAAATGGAGATTGCGGAGTCAAAAGCTGAGGGAGAAATGTTGAGGTGGGAAGACATTCAGAAAATGAAATATTCATGGAACGTGGCATGTGAAGTTTTAAGATTGGCACCACCGCTGCAGGGTGCATTCAGGGAAGCCATTGCTGATTTCACCTTCAATGGTTTCTACATTCCCAAAGGATGGaag TTATATTGGAGTGCGAACTCGACACACAGAGATCCCAAAGTATTCTCAGAGCCAGAAAAATTCAACCCGGAACGATTCGAAGGCACTGGACCGGCACCTTACACATTCGTGCCGTTCGGAGGCGGGCCGAGGATGTGCCCCGGCAAAGAGTATGCACGGCTAGAAATACTGGTGTTCATGCACCACCTGGTGAAGAGGTTCAAGTGGGAGAAAATGATCCCAGATGAGAAGATTATTGTTGATCCAATGCCTATCCCGGCTAAGGGCCTCCCTATTCGCCTCTTTCCTCATCAAAAATCCTAA